GCGGCGGTTCTGTCACACAACTAGGAAATGACCATGGGATTGCTCGATTCAGTACTCGGTCAAGTGCTCGGAGGCGCTGGCCAACAGCAGCAACCGCAAGGCGGAGGCATCGGGGGATTGGGAGATCTCGGCGGCCTGGCCGGTGCACTGGGTGGCCTGCTCGCCAACAACGGCGGTCAAGGCGGCCTGGGGGGTCTGGTCTCGAAATTTGAGCAGGCTGGCATGGGCGATGTCATCGGCTCGTGGATCGGCAAGGGGGACAACCAGCCGGTCTCGGGCGACCAACTGCAAAACGCACTGGGCAGCGACACCATTGCCAGCATTGCCTCCAAGCTCGGCATCAACGCGCAAACGCTGCTGCCCATGCTCGCCACCATGCTGCCGGCACTCATCGACCAGCTCACGCCCCATGGCAAGGTGCCGGACCAAGGTCTTGGCAACCACGACGATCTGCTGGGTTCGCTCAGCGGCTTGCTGCAAGGCAAGCAGTCCTGAGAGAGATCCCCGAGGCTTACCCCTCGACAAGAATTCCGGCGCCCGCGAGGGCGCTTTTTTTTGGCTGGCGCCGAGGCGACGAATCCCGTAGAACCCCTTGCCATGAACCGCAACCTCTGGCTCCTGGCCATCTGCCAGGGCCTCTTCCTGACCAACAACGTCACCTTCATCGCCATCAACGGACTGGTGGGCCTCGGCATCGCGCCGCGCGGCTGGATGGCGACGCTGCCGGTGATGGGCTATGTGGTGGGCGGCGCGCTCACCACCGGGCTGGTGGCGCGCACGCAGCAGCGCTTCGGCCGCCGCGGGTCGTTCCAGATCGGGCTGGCGGTGGCGTTGGGTTCGGCGCTGCTGTGCGCGTACGCAGCGATCTCGAAGAACTTCTGGCTGCTGTGCTTCGCGACTGTCGTGGCCGGCTACTACAACGCCAACGCCAATCTCTACCGTTTTGCAGCGGCCGAACTCGCGGCGCCGGCATGGCGCGAGAAGGCGGTGTCGCTGGTGATGGCCGGCGGGCTGATCGGCGCGGTGGCGGGCCCCAACCTCGCATCCGCCACGCGCGAACTCTTCGCCGTGCCATTCGCGGGCGCCTACATCGCGCTCGCGGCGGTGGCGCTGCTTTCGATGGCGGTGATGCGCTTCATCGACTTTCCCGCGCCGCTGACCCGCCAGCAGGCCCTGGGCGGTCGGCCGCTCTCCGAAATCATGCGGCAGCCGGTGTTCATCGTTGCCGCCGCCGCGGGCGCCCTGGGCTTCGGCGTGATGAACCTGCTGATGGCCGCCACGCCGATCGCGATGCAGATCTGCAGCCTGCCGTTTTCCGACGCCGCGCTGGTGCTCGAATGGCACGTGATCGGCATGTTCGCGCCGGGCTTCTTCACCGGCCACCTGATCCGCCGCTTCGGCGCGCTGCCGGTGATGGGCGTGGGGCTCGCGCTCAATCTGGGCTGCATCGCCGTCGCGCTGTCGGGGGTGGAGCTGCAGCACTTCCTCGTGGCGCTGTGCCTGCTCGGCGTGGGCTGGAATTTCCTGTTCACCGGCAGCACGACGCTTTCGCTCACGGCTTACACCGCAGAGGAGCGCGACCGGGCCCAGGGTGCGCTCAATTTCTGCGTGTTCGCGACGCTGGCGCTGACCTCGTTCGCCTCGGGCGTGCTGGTCACGACCCAAGGCTGGCAACTGCTGAACTACGGCTCGCTGGTGCCAGTGGTGCTGACCGGCGCGGCACTGCTGTGGCTCGCGCGGACGCGGCGGCGCTCGGCTGCTGCCTGAGGCTGTTCGATCAGTTCGACGGAAACCGCTTGTCGAGCCAGCGCTGCAGCGCGGCGAACACCGGCTCGGCGTCAAGCTCGTTGAAGATCTCGTGGTACAGGGTCTCGAAGCACTGCGCTTCGACCCTGCCGCCGGGCGCTGCGGCCGCTGCGAACGCACGGCTGGCGGCGGGTTTCACGAGCCGGTCGTCGCCCGCATAGACCAGCAGCGTGGGCACCGGCCAGCGCGCCGCTGCCTGCTGCACCGTGGCTCCTTCGTACGCCAGGAACCGCGCAAGCCGGCTGCCGATGCGGTCGTGCGTGAGCGGATCGTCGCGATAGGCCTGCACCACGGCACGGTCGTGCGAAAGAAAGTTGTCGTCGAGCCCGTTGCCCACGCGCAGGTTCGGCGCGACGCGCGGCAGCACCGCGAGCAGGGCTTTCTGGAACCCGCTCAGGCCCGGATCGAGCCCCGGCGACGAGAGCACCAGGCCATCGACGGGCCGCACCCCACGCGCCACCAGGCTGGCCGCGACCAAGCCGCCAAGGCTGTGCCCAAGCAGCACGACCGGCACACCGGGGTTCTCGCGGCGCGCATCGTCGATCACCAGCGCAAGGTCGTCGACCAGCCGCAGCTCGCTCGACAGGCCGCCGCGTGCACCGGTCGATTCGCCATGGCCGAAATGGTCGTGCGCCCAGACCGCGAAGCCCCATTCGTGCAGCCGCTTCGCGAGCCCGTGGTAGCGCCCCGCATGCTCGCCGAGGCCGTGCACCACGACCACCACGGCGCGAGGCGTCCCAGCAACGGGCAACCGGCGCAGGGCCAGCGTCTCGCCGTCCGGGGTAGACAGCGGCACCCGTTGCGGCAACGGCAGCGCGTCGCTCAAGCCGCCACCGGCTCCGCGGCGGCGGCGCGGTGCGCGACCGGCAGGGCGGCGATCACCTCGGCCACGGCGGCCGTCAGCTTCTTGGCGTACGGCACGTGCAGGAACTCGTTGGGTCCGTGCGCATTGCTCTTCGGGCCGAGCACGCCGCAGACCATCATCTGCGCCTTGGGGAAGCCGGCGCTGAGCATGTTCATGAGCGGGATCGTGCCGCCCTGGCCGATGTAGCCGCAGGACGCGCCGAAGTGCGCCTGCGAGGCCTTGTTGAGCGCGTCCTCGAACCACGGCGTGATCGTCGGAGCGTTCCAGCCGGTGGCGCCTCCGCCGCTTTCGAAGGTGACGCGGGCCTGGTAGGGCGCGTTGTCTTCCAGCAGCGCCTTGAGCTTCTGCACCGACTCGGCTGCATCGACCAGCGGCGGCAGGCGCAGCGAGAGCTTGAAGGCGGTGTAGGGGCGCAGCACGTTGCCCGCATCCTTCAGCGCCGGAAAGCCTTCGGCGCCGGTGACCGACAGCGTGGGCTTCCAGGTGCGGTTGAGCAGCGCCTCCACCGGGTCGGTGGTGGTGGGCAGCGCGAACATGGTCGAGCCCCCGCAGTCGTAATGCGCCCACGGAAAGCGCTTGTAGACCTCTTCGCCAAGGATCGCGGCGGTGGCCTTGGCCTGCGCGAGGCGGTCGGCCGGCACTTCGCAGTGGAAGCTCGCGGGCAGGAGACGACCGGTGGCGCTGTCTTCGAGCCGGTCGAGCACCTGCCGCATGATGCGAAAGCTCGAGGGCACGAGGCCGGACGCATCGCCCGAGTGGATGCCTTCGGTCAGCACCTCGACCTTGAGCGTGCCGCTGGCCATGCCGCGCAGCGAGGTGGTGAGCCACAGCTGATCGTAGTTGCCGGCGCCGGAATCCAGGCAGATCACCAGCTCGACGTTGCCCAGGCGCGGACGCAGCGCATCGACGTAGGGCAGCAGGTCGTAGGAGCCGCTTTCCTCGCAGGTCTCGATCAGCCCGACGATGCGCGGATGCGCCACGCCCTGGGCCTTGAGCGCCTGCAGCGCGGCGACGCTCGCGTACACCGCATAGCCATCGTCGGCGCCGCCGCGGCCGTACAGCAGGCCGTTCTCGTACTTGGGCGTCCAGGGGCCGAGGTCGTTGCGCCAGCCGGTGAATTCGGGCTGCTTGTCGAGGTGGCCGTACATCAGCACGGTCTCGCCCATGTCGGTGCCGGTGGCCGGCACTTCGAAGAACAGCACCGGGGTGCGGCCTTCGAGGCGAACGATTTCCAGCTTCAGGCCGTCGACC
This region of Variovorax sp. RKNM96 genomic DNA includes:
- a CDS encoding YidB family protein encodes the protein MGLLDSVLGQVLGGAGQQQQPQGGGIGGLGDLGGLAGALGGLLANNGGQGGLGGLVSKFEQAGMGDVIGSWIGKGDNQPVSGDQLQNALGSDTIASIASKLGINAQTLLPMLATMLPALIDQLTPHGKVPDQGLGNHDDLLGSLSGLLQGKQS
- a CDS encoding MFS transporter; protein product: MNRNLWLLAICQGLFLTNNVTFIAINGLVGLGIAPRGWMATLPVMGYVVGGALTTGLVARTQQRFGRRGSFQIGLAVALGSALLCAYAAISKNFWLLCFATVVAGYYNANANLYRFAAAELAAPAWREKAVSLVMAGGLIGAVAGPNLASATRELFAVPFAGAYIALAAVALLSMAVMRFIDFPAPLTRQQALGGRPLSEIMRQPVFIVAAAAGALGFGVMNLLMAATPIAMQICSLPFSDAALVLEWHVIGMFAPGFFTGHLIRRFGALPVMGVGLALNLGCIAVALSGVELQHFLVALCLLGVGWNFLFTGSTTLSLTAYTAEERDRAQGALNFCVFATLALTSFASGVLVTTQGWQLLNYGSLVPVVLTGAALLWLARTRRRSAAA
- a CDS encoding alpha/beta hydrolase → MSDALPLPQRVPLSTPDGETLALRRLPVAGTPRAVVVVVHGLGEHAGRYHGLAKRLHEWGFAVWAHDHFGHGESTGARGGLSSELRLVDDLALVIDDARRENPGVPVVLLGHSLGGLVAASLVARGVRPVDGLVLSSPGLDPGLSGFQKALLAVLPRVAPNLRVGNGLDDNFLSHDRAVVQAYRDDPLTHDRIGSRLARFLAYEGATVQQAAARWPVPTLLVYAGDDRLVKPAASRAFAAAAAPGGRVEAQCFETLYHEIFNELDAEPVFAALQRWLDKRFPSN
- a CDS encoding M20 family metallopeptidase → MNAPLHREMPAGTLDATRALSDVTAQWDGDIVKQLTDYIAIPAKSPGFDKDWSAHGYLETVLRNAAAWVEAQKVDGLKLEIVRLEGRTPVLFFEVPATGTDMGETVLMYGHLDKQPEFTGWRNDLGPWTPKYENGLLYGRGGADDGYAVYASVAALQALKAQGVAHPRIVGLIETCEESGSYDLLPYVDALRPRLGNVELVICLDSGAGNYDQLWLTTSLRGMASGTLKVEVLTEGIHSGDASGLVPSSFRIMRQVLDRLEDSATGRLLPASFHCEVPADRLAQAKATAAILGEEVYKRFPWAHYDCGGSTMFALPTTTDPVEALLNRTWKPTLSVTGAEGFPALKDAGNVLRPYTAFKLSLRLPPLVDAAESVQKLKALLEDNAPYQARVTFESGGGATGWNAPTITPWFEDALNKASQAHFGASCGYIGQGGTIPLMNMLSAGFPKAQMMVCGVLGPKSNAHGPNEFLHVPYAKKLTAAVAEVIAALPVAHRAAAAEPVAA